A single window of Vigna unguiculata cultivar IT97K-499-35 chromosome 1, ASM411807v1, whole genome shotgun sequence DNA harbors:
- the LOC114181624 gene encoding glycine-rich cell wall structural protein 1 has protein sequence MAIFSRKVIMRIILLVIIIIGTVDGRKVQNCGGFGNGRSADGGFGSAGTGTGSNIGSGGGAKIGEGGSIGAGAGGGVGASGGASGSNNVGGGGNIGGGVGGGGSIGAPAGGGVVVGGGASGGGNIGGGVGGGGSVGVGGGGNIGGDGNVGAGGRGSIGGGIGGGGAGGSSNVGGGGNIGGGSGRGGNVGVGGTGSVGAGGGVGVGGGAAGDGNVGGGGGGSVGAGGGGVSGGGNIGSGVAAGGNVGAGGSGSIGGVGGGGGSNVGGGGSIGGGAGGSVGVGGSASGRGNVGGGIGGGGATGGGGGSSNVGEEVA, from the exons ATGGCCATATTTTCACGTAAAGTTATAATGCGTATCATTTTACTCGTTATAATAATCATTGGGACAGTCGACGGGCGAAAAGTTCAAAATTGTGGTGGTTTTGGAAATGGTCGATCAGCAGATGGAGGTTTCGGAAGTGCAGGTACCGGCACGGGAAGCAATATAGGTAGTGGTGGAGGAGCCAAAATTGGTGAAGGAGGCAGCATAGGTGCCGGTGCCGGAGGTGGTGTTGGTGCAAGTGGAGGTGCAAGTGGAAGCAATAATGTTGGCGGTGGAGGCAACATAGGTGGTGGTGTAGGTGGAGGAGGTAGTATAGGTGCACCTGCAGGAGGTGGTGTAGTTGTTGGTGGTGGTGCAAGTGGAGGAGGTAATATAGGTGGTGGTGTTGGAGGAGGTGGAAGTGTTGGTGTAGGTGGAGGAGGTAACATAGGTGGTGATGGGAATGTTGGTGCAGGTGGACGAGGTAGCATAGGTGGTGGTATAGGAGGCGGAGGTGCAGGTGGAAGCAGTAATGTTGGAGGAGGAGGCAACATAGGTGGTGGTTCAGGAAGAGGTGGAAATGTTGGTGTGGGTGGAACAGGTAGCGTAGGTGCAGGAGGTGGGGtaggtgttg GTGGTGGTGCAGCTGGAGATGGAAATGTTGGTGGAGGTGGAGGAGGAAGTGTAGGTGCGGGAGGTGGTGGAGTAAGTGGAGGAGGTAATATAGGCAGTGGTGTGGCTGCTGGTGGAAATGTTGGTGCTGGTGGAAGTGGTAGCATAGGTGGTGTTGGTGGAGGTGGAGGCAGTAATGTTGGGGGAGGAGGCAGCATAGGTGGTGGTGCAGGAGGTAGTGTAGGTGTTGGTGGTAGTGCAAGTGGAAGAGGTAATGTAGGTGGTGGTATTGGAGGTGGTGGTGCAACTGGAGGTGGAGGTGGAAGCAGTAACGTTGGGGAGGAGGTAGCATAG
- the LOC114191069 gene encoding glycine-rich cell wall structural protein 1-like, with protein MLGLVEEVIGKGNVGGGAAAGGNVGAGGSGSISGGVGGVGGASESGNVGGGGSIGGGAGGSGNVGIGGGGSVGVGGGGGIGGGNVGGGIGGGGNVGGGGGVGGSDNVGGGGSIRGGVGGGGNVGVGGRGSVGARGGGDVGGGASGGGNIGGGAAGGGNVDAGGRGSLGNDVGGSAGGNAGGGVEGGGSVGIGRGGKVGCGPSGRGNMGGSGDVGGSKWRK; from the exons ATGTTGGGGTTGGTGGAGGAGGTAAT TGGAAAAGGTAATGTAGGTGGTGGTGCAGCTGCAGGTGGAAATGTTGGTGCTGGTGGAAGTGGTAGCATAAgtggtggtgttggtggagTTGGAGGTGCAAGTGAAAGCGGTAATGTTGGGGGAGGAGGTAGCATAGGTGGTGGTGCAGGAGGAAGTGGAAATGTTGGTATTGGTGGAGGAGGTAGTGtaggtgttggtggtggtggtggtattGGAGGAGGCAATGTAGGTGGTGGTATTGGAGGAGGTGGAaatgttggtggtggtggaggtgtaGGTGGAAGCGATAACGTTGGGGGAGGAGGTAGCATAAGGGGTGGTGTAGGAGGAGGTGGAAATGTTGGTGTTGGTGGAAGAGGTAGTGTAGGTGCGAGAGGTGGTGGAGATGTTGGTGGTGGAGCAAGTGGAGGAGGTAATATAGGTGGTGGTGCAGCTGGAGGTGGaaatgttgatgcaggtggaaGAGGTAGTCTAGGTAATGATGTCGGTGGAAGTGCAGGAGGTAATGCAGGTGGTGGTGTTGAAGGAGGTGGAAGTGTTGGCATAGGTAGAGGGGGTAAGGTAGGTTGTGGTCCAAGTGGAAGAGGTAACATGGGTGGTAGTGGTGATGTTGGTGGAAGTAAGTGGAGGAAGTAA